One segment of Comamonas thiooxydans DNA contains the following:
- the thrS gene encoding threonine--tRNA ligase — translation MINITLPDGSKREYPGPVSVAEVAASIGSGLAKAALAGKINGKVVDTSFVIEQDSPLSIITAKEADGLEVIRHSTAHLLAYAVKELFPDAQVTIGPVIENGFYYDFSYKRPFTPEDLAAIEKKMTELANKDEQVVRRVLPRDEAVQYFKGIGEAYKAEIIASIPSNEDVSLYREGAFEDLCRGPHVPSTGKLKHFKLMKVAGAYWRGDHRNEMLQRIYGTAWATKDELKDYLFRLEEAEKRDHRKLGRELDLFHIDEHSPGTVFWHPKGWAVWQQVEQYMRRVYQDNGYQEVKAPQILDKGLWEKTGHWDKYRENMFTTDSEKREYALKPMNCPGHIIIFKQGIKSYRDLPLRFGEFGNCHRNEPTGSLHGIMRVRAFTQDDGHIFCTEDQIQAEVTAFTSLLQKVYADFGFTNILYRLSTRPEKRIGTDEAWDKAENALAEGLRASGCEFEYLPGEGAFYGPKIEYTLKDALGREWQCGTIQVDPNMPERLDAEFVGEDGERHRPIMLHRAILGSLERFIGILVEHHSGALPAWLAPVQAAVLNITDAQADYAQEVAQKLQKALPNQSLRVVTDLRNEKITYKIREHSMQKLPYILVAGDKEKAAGAVAVRARGNKDLGVMSVDAFIELLAKDITAKA, via the coding sequence ATGATCAACATCACGCTCCCCGATGGCTCCAAGCGCGAATATCCGGGCCCGGTTTCGGTTGCCGAAGTCGCTGCTTCGATCGGCTCCGGCCTGGCCAAGGCCGCATTGGCCGGCAAGATCAACGGCAAGGTCGTGGACACCAGCTTTGTGATCGAGCAGGATTCGCCGCTGTCCATCATCACCGCCAAGGAGGCCGACGGTCTGGAGGTGATCCGCCACTCCACCGCTCACTTGCTGGCCTATGCCGTCAAGGAGCTGTTTCCCGATGCGCAGGTCACCATCGGTCCCGTGATCGAAAACGGCTTCTACTACGACTTCTCGTACAAGCGTCCCTTCACGCCCGAAGATCTGGCCGCCATCGAAAAGAAGATGACCGAGCTGGCCAACAAGGACGAGCAGGTGGTGCGCCGCGTGCTGCCGCGCGACGAGGCCGTGCAGTACTTCAAAGGCATCGGCGAAGCCTACAAGGCCGAGATCATTGCCTCCATTCCCAGCAATGAAGATGTGAGCCTTTACCGCGAAGGCGCCTTCGAGGATCTGTGCCGCGGCCCCCACGTGCCCAGCACCGGCAAGCTCAAGCACTTCAAGCTGATGAAGGTGGCTGGTGCCTACTGGCGCGGCGACCATCGCAACGAGATGCTGCAGCGCATCTACGGTACCGCTTGGGCGACCAAGGACGAGCTCAAGGACTATCTGTTCAGATTGGAAGAAGCTGAAAAGCGCGACCATCGCAAGCTGGGGCGCGAGCTGGATCTGTTCCACATCGACGAACACTCGCCCGGCACCGTGTTCTGGCATCCCAAGGGTTGGGCGGTCTGGCAGCAGGTCGAGCAGTACATGCGCCGCGTCTATCAGGACAACGGCTACCAGGAAGTCAAGGCTCCGCAGATTCTGGACAAGGGCCTGTGGGAGAAGACCGGCCACTGGGACAAGTACCGCGAAAACATGTTCACCACCGATTCGGAAAAGCGTGAATATGCCCTCAAGCCCATGAACTGCCCGGGCCACATCATCATCTTCAAGCAAGGCATCAAGAGCTATCGCGATCTGCCTCTGCGCTTTGGCGAGTTCGGCAACTGCCATCGCAACGAGCCCACGGGTTCGCTGCACGGCATCATGCGCGTGCGTGCCTTCACACAGGACGATGGTCACATCTTCTGTACCGAAGACCAGATCCAGGCCGAGGTGACGGCTTTCACCTCGCTGCTGCAAAAGGTGTATGCCGACTTCGGCTTCACTAACATCCTGTATCGTCTGTCGACCCGTCCCGAGAAGCGCATCGGCACCGATGAAGCCTGGGACAAGGCCGAGAACGCGTTGGCCGAAGGTCTGCGCGCATCGGGCTGCGAGTTCGAGTATCTGCCGGGAGAGGGCGCGTTCTACGGTCCGAAGATCGAGTACACCCTGAAGGATGCACTGGGCCGTGAATGGCAGTGCGGCACCATCCAGGTGGATCCGAACATGCCCGAGCGTCTTGATGCGGAATTCGTGGGCGAGGATGGCGAGCGCCATCGTCCCATCATGCTGCACCGCGCGATTCTGGGTTCGCTCGAGCGTTTCATCGGCATTTTGGTCGAGCATCACTCGGGCGCGCTGCCCGCCTGGCTGGCTCCTGTGCAGGCTGCCGTGCTCAATATCACGGACGCTCAGGCCGACTATGCGCAGGAAGTTGCGCAGAAGCTGCAAAAAGCATTGCCGAATCAAAGCCTTAGAGTGGTGACAGATCTGCGCAATGAAAAGATTACGTATAAAATACGCGAGCATTCCATGCAGAAGCTGCCCTATATCCTTGTCGCGGGCGACAAGGAGAAGGCCGCTGGTGCGGTTGCAGTGCGCGCCCGGGGTAACAAAGACCTCGGTGTGATGTCGGTTGATGCATTCATTGAATTGCTCGCCAAGGACATCACGGCCAAGGCCTGA
- the aceA gene encoding isocitrate lyase, with amino-acid sequence MPQSLTQQLSREQQIAALEKDWAQNPRWKSVKRGYSAADVVRLRGSLQPEYTLAQRGAEVLWDKINGSSKKGYVNAFGAISAGQAMQQAKAGLEAVYLSGWQVAADGNTSETMYPDQSLYAYDSVPTMVRRINNTFKRADEIQWGKGINPGDKEFIDYFLPIVADAEAGFGGVLNAFELMKNMIQAGAAGVHFEDQLAAVKKCGHMGGKVLVPTREAVEKLIAARFAADVMGVPTIVLARTDAEAANLITSNHDENDIPFLTGERTQEGFYRVKNGLEQSISRGVAYAPYADLVWCETGVPDIGFAREFAQAVHAACPGKLLSYNCSPSFNWKKNLNDSQIASFQEDLSALGYKFQFITLAGIHSNWYNTFKFAHEYARGEGMKHYVEMIQEPEFAARDKGYTFVSHQQEVGAGYFDDVTTVIQGGSSSVKALTGSTEEEQFH; translated from the coding sequence ATGCCCCAATCCCTGACTCAGCAACTGAGCCGTGAACAGCAAATCGCAGCCCTCGAAAAAGACTGGGCACAGAACCCACGCTGGAAGAGCGTCAAGCGCGGCTACAGCGCTGCCGATGTGGTGCGTCTGCGTGGCAGCCTGCAGCCAGAGTACACCCTGGCCCAGCGCGGTGCCGAAGTGCTGTGGGACAAGATCAACGGCAGCTCGAAGAAGGGCTATGTGAACGCCTTCGGCGCCATCTCTGCTGGCCAGGCCATGCAGCAAGCCAAGGCCGGTCTGGAAGCCGTGTACCTGTCGGGCTGGCAAGTAGCTGCCGACGGCAACACCTCGGAGACCATGTACCCCGACCAGTCGCTGTACGCCTACGACTCCGTGCCCACCATGGTGCGCCGCATCAACAACACCTTCAAGCGCGCCGATGAAATTCAATGGGGCAAGGGCATCAACCCCGGCGACAAGGAGTTCATCGACTACTTCCTGCCCATCGTGGCTGATGCGGAAGCCGGTTTTGGCGGCGTGCTCAACGCGTTCGAGCTGATGAAGAACATGATTCAGGCAGGTGCTGCCGGCGTGCACTTCGAAGACCAGCTGGCTGCGGTCAAGAAGTGCGGTCACATGGGTGGCAAGGTGCTGGTGCCCACCCGCGAAGCGGTCGAAAAGCTGATTGCCGCCCGTTTTGCGGCCGATGTGATGGGCGTGCCCACCATTGTGCTGGCCCGTACCGATGCCGAAGCGGCCAACCTGATCACCAGCAACCATGACGAGAACGACATCCCGTTCCTGACTGGCGAGCGTACCCAGGAAGGTTTCTACCGTGTCAAGAATGGTCTGGAGCAATCCATCAGCCGCGGCGTGGCCTACGCTCCCTATGCGGATCTGGTGTGGTGCGAAACCGGTGTGCCCGATATCGGCTTTGCCCGCGAATTCGCCCAGGCCGTGCACGCAGCCTGCCCAGGCAAGCTGCTGAGCTACAACTGCTCGCCTTCGTTCAACTGGAAGAAGAACCTCAACGACAGCCAGATCGCTTCCTTCCAGGAAGACCTGTCCGCACTGGGTTACAAGTTCCAGTTCATCACGCTGGCCGGCATTCACAGCAACTGGTACAACACCTTCAAGTTTGCCCACGAGTACGCTCGCGGCGAAGGCATGAAGCACTACGTGGAAATGATCCAGGAGCCCGAATTCGCGGCACGTGACAAGGGCTACACCTTTGTCTCGCACCAGCAGGAAGTGGGCGCAGGTTACTTCGACGACGTGACCACCGTGATCCAAGGCGGCTCTTCCAGCGTCAAGGCGCTGACCGGTTCCACCGAGGAAGAGCAGTTCCATTGA
- a CDS encoding DMT family transporter encodes MHTPSRPIAYLCLALSMSLVGSYVALSKPLAAIFPVMLLAWLRFGIGAVAMLGWLRPPAHETTLTRQTKWLLFFESFFGNFLFTLCMISGVALTSAVTAGVTMAAIPAAVAIMSWLFLREAVGARTWTAIAFAVAGIGLNALSKTESSSLAAHPQQGLGQLLLIAAVLCEAAYAVIGKKLTASVSPKRITALINLWGFVLSTPAGLYLAWQFDFSQVSVPAWGLLLFYALAACVWTVWLWMTGLRAVPASRAGIFTVLLPISAAVVGMLALGERVGSMQLLAFGIALISVVITTWPGSLQIRR; translated from the coding sequence ATGCACACGCCCAGCCGCCCCATCGCCTATCTCTGCCTGGCGCTCAGCATGTCTTTGGTAGGAAGCTATGTGGCTTTGTCCAAGCCTCTGGCTGCCATCTTTCCGGTCATGCTGCTGGCTTGGCTGCGCTTTGGCATCGGTGCCGTGGCCATGCTGGGCTGGCTCAGGCCACCAGCGCACGAGACAACTCTGACCAGGCAGACCAAGTGGCTGCTGTTTTTTGAGTCCTTCTTCGGCAATTTCCTTTTCACGCTCTGCATGATCAGCGGCGTAGCCTTGACCAGTGCCGTCACGGCGGGCGTGACCATGGCCGCAATTCCTGCCGCAGTCGCCATCATGAGCTGGCTTTTTCTGCGCGAAGCCGTTGGCGCGCGTACATGGACAGCCATTGCTTTTGCAGTAGCCGGCATAGGGCTGAATGCCTTGAGCAAGACCGAAAGCAGCAGCCTTGCCGCACATCCTCAGCAAGGCCTGGGCCAGTTGCTGCTGATTGCTGCCGTGTTGTGCGAGGCCGCATATGCCGTGATCGGCAAAAAGCTCACCGCCAGCGTAAGCCCCAAGCGCATTACGGCGCTGATCAATCTCTGGGGGTTCGTGCTTTCCACACCCGCCGGGCTCTATCTGGCCTGGCAGTTTGATTTCTCCCAGGTTTCGGTGCCTGCATGGGGTCTGTTGCTGTTTTACGCCCTGGCCGCCTGCGTCTGGACGGTGTGGCTGTGGATGACGGGACTGCGCGCCGTGCCCGCATCGCGGGCCGGCATTTTTACCGTGCTGCTACCCATCAGCGCCGCTGTGGTGGGCATGCTGGCCCTGGGCGAGCGCGTCGGCAGCATGCAATTGCTGGCCTTCGGCATTGCCCTGATCAGCGTGGTGATCACAACCTGGCCCGGTTCATTGCAGATCAGGCGTTAG
- the rraA gene encoding ribonuclease E activity regulator RraA, whose amino-acid sequence MSDSSASLGFSTCDLCDAHISDDSSDFRVLPPVFHSYGGNVSFMGAVSTVQCLDDNSLVRAALAEPGDGRVLVVDGGGSLRRALVGGNVATSAAQNGWAGVLVYGCVRDVAELKSTPVGLYALALNPMPTVKQGQGLRDVYVQIAGLWIRPGDWLYADSDGIVLSRRNLLS is encoded by the coding sequence ATGAGCGATTCCTCGGCTTCTCTTGGTTTCAGCACCTGCGATTTGTGCGATGCGCATATCAGCGATGACAGCAGCGATTTCCGTGTGCTGCCGCCCGTGTTCCACAGCTATGGCGGGAATGTCAGCTTTATGGGGGCGGTCAGCACTGTGCAGTGTCTGGACGACAACAGCCTGGTGCGAGCGGCGCTGGCCGAGCCGGGAGACGGTCGTGTGCTGGTGGTCGATGGCGGCGGCTCGCTACGCCGGGCTCTGGTGGGAGGGAATGTGGCGACATCGGCGGCCCAGAACGGCTGGGCCGGGGTGCTTGTCTACGGCTGCGTGCGCGACGTGGCCGAGCTGAAATCCACGCCCGTGGGTCTGTATGCGCTGGCGCTCAACCCCATGCCTACCGTCAAGCAAGGCCAGGGACTGCGCGATGTCTATGTGCAGATCGCCGGCCTGTGGATTCGCCCGGGTGACTGGTTGTATGCCGACTCCGACGGCATTGTGCTGAGCCGCCGCAATCTGCTTTCCTGA
- a CDS encoding SWIB/MDM2 domain-containing protein, which produces MATAKKAPAAAPAAAPAAKKRTPNAAFMKPLTPSAALAAVVGKDPLPRTEIISKLWVYIKANNLQDAANKRMINADAKLKEVFGKPQVSMFEMAGLIGKHVK; this is translated from the coding sequence ATGGCAACTGCAAAGAAGGCACCCGCTGCAGCACCGGCAGCAGCTCCCGCCGCTAAGAAGCGCACTCCCAACGCTGCCTTCATGAAACCTCTGACCCCCAGCGCCGCTCTGGCTGCCGTGGTTGGCAAGGATCCCCTGCCCCGTACTGAAATCATCAGCAAGCTGTGGGTCTACATCAAGGCCAACAACCTGCAAGACGCTGCCAACAAGCGCATGATCAACGCCGACGCCAAGCTCAAGGAAGTCTTCGGCAAGCCTCAAGTCTCCATGTTCGAGATGGCCGGCCTGATCGGCAAGCACGTCAAGTAA
- a CDS encoding sulfite reductase subunit alpha, with product MTVEWILTPERIYGAMGLVAAYAGMCWGIGTKVRKQRLADEAESNASQGGAAAPAVLIAYASQTGQAEALARATGKMLVDGGLQVRLLAVEKLTTELLQQYARSLWLLSTTGEGDAPDHALGFVQQLMATQPALTRHQSLVLALGDREYQEFCAFGVEVHEWLQTSGARSDLVCVDNMDASSLQSWQTQVAQMRQDLLGESAPTQEPESDWLQAPVSIPFVLGRRRLLNPGSQGGALYLLEWTPQSGELPHWESGDLVSLCVPADPERARDYSIASITADGSLQLLVRESTRADGSPGLASHWLCCDMAEGDVLPLTLREHRGFRLGDNAGRPLMLIGNGSGLAGLLSHIKARVQQELGDQWLLFGERSPQHDALFADQLGAWLGQGRLARLDQAWSRNGKDSRYVQDLLRSHAEEVRQWVERGAAIYVCGSLNGMGQGVHLTLQAILGEAKVAELLGSGRYRRDVY from the coding sequence ATGACAGTGGAATGGATTTTGACGCCCGAGCGCATCTATGGGGCTATGGGTTTGGTAGCCGCCTATGCCGGCATGTGCTGGGGTATTGGCACCAAGGTACGCAAGCAGCGCTTGGCCGATGAGGCCGAGAGCAATGCCTCGCAGGGCGGTGCTGCTGCGCCTGCCGTCCTGATTGCCTATGCCAGCCAGACGGGGCAGGCCGAAGCTCTGGCGCGCGCCACGGGCAAGATGTTGGTCGATGGCGGTCTGCAGGTGCGTCTGTTGGCCGTGGAGAAGCTGACGACCGAGCTGCTGCAGCAATATGCACGCAGCCTGTGGCTGCTGTCCACCACGGGCGAGGGCGATGCACCCGATCATGCACTGGGCTTTGTCCAGCAGCTCATGGCCACGCAGCCTGCGCTGACCCGGCACCAAAGCCTGGTGCTGGCGCTGGGTGATCGTGAATACCAGGAGTTCTGTGCGTTTGGTGTGGAGGTGCATGAGTGGTTGCAGACCAGCGGCGCGCGCAGCGATCTGGTCTGCGTGGACAATATGGATGCCTCGAGCTTGCAGAGCTGGCAGACCCAGGTCGCTCAGATGCGACAGGACTTGCTGGGCGAGTCTGCGCCCACCCAGGAGCCGGAGTCGGATTGGTTGCAGGCGCCGGTCAGCATTCCCTTTGTGCTAGGACGACGGCGTTTGCTCAATCCCGGCAGCCAGGGCGGGGCTCTATACCTGCTGGAGTGGACGCCGCAGTCCGGCGAGCTGCCGCACTGGGAGTCGGGAGATCTGGTGTCCCTGTGCGTGCCCGCCGACCCTGAACGCGCGCGCGACTACTCGATCGCCTCGATCACGGCCGACGGCAGCCTGCAACTGCTGGTGCGCGAGAGCACGCGTGCCGATGGTTCGCCGGGCCTTGCGTCGCACTGGTTGTGCTGCGACATGGCCGAGGGAGATGTGCTGCCGTTGACCTTGCGCGAGCACCGCGGCTTCAGGCTCGGTGACAACGCCGGGCGGCCGTTGATGCTGATCGGCAATGGCTCGGGCCTGGCGGGCCTACTCAGCCATATCAAGGCGCGCGTGCAGCAAGAGCTAGGTGATCAATGGCTGTTGTTCGGAGAGCGCAGTCCACAGCATGACGCGCTATTTGCCGATCAATTGGGCGCATGGCTCGGGCAAGGTCGACTGGCACGGCTGGATCAGGCCTGGTCGCGCAATGGCAAGGATTCGCGCTATGTGCAGGATTTGCTGCGCAGCCATGCCGAGGAAGTCCGGCAGTGGGTGGAACGTGGTGCAGCCATCTATGTCTGCGGCAGCCTGAACGGCATGGGTCAAGGCGTGCATTTGACGCTGCAGGCCATTCTGGGCGAGGCCAAGGTGGCCGAGCTGTTGGGCTCGGGTCGCTATCGGCGCGATGTGTATTGA
- a CDS encoding FAD:protein FMN transferase, whose translation MPTPPRVRFDASLWQLPSSAAQSQARPRTPALDFGVQRWRPASLQHQQDGRIHRLSGQTMGTHWSLRLVNPDYLPTEPVQALLEQVFEDVIAQMSNWEADSLITRFNRSRPGEIHFLPTEFALVLEAALHWARLSGAAMDPGMGALVSLWGFGPRQNPLQPHSGQAPPSEEIERLLKTSGHGHLRWNAQTRQLQQSGGLELDLCGIAKGFAVDWAVQKLQAAGWAAGMFEIGGELRSWGARPDGRPWQVQLGTGGSAEAESLVVACREGAFATSGDFWHQFTQAGRRYSHTLDPRTGWPVTHDLASVTVFHEECMHADALATVLTVLGPQQGLDFAREHEIAAVLTSHLASDGNEARRQVLKTPAWINQFEA comes from the coding sequence ATGCCCACCCCCCCCCGTGTACGCTTTGACGCCAGTCTCTGGCAACTGCCCTCGTCGGCGGCACAGAGTCAGGCTCGTCCCCGGACGCCGGCGCTGGACTTTGGCGTGCAGCGCTGGAGACCCGCAAGCCTGCAGCACCAGCAGGACGGGCGCATTCACCGCCTGTCCGGCCAGACCATGGGCACGCACTGGTCGCTGCGCCTGGTCAATCCCGATTACCTGCCCACGGAGCCGGTGCAGGCCCTGCTGGAACAGGTGTTTGAGGATGTCATTGCCCAGATGAGCAACTGGGAGGCGGATTCGCTGATCACCCGGTTCAATCGCTCAAGACCCGGTGAAATACATTTTCTTCCTACGGAGTTTGCTCTGGTTCTGGAAGCGGCCTTGCATTGGGCAAGGCTTTCAGGCGCGGCGATGGACCCCGGCATGGGAGCGCTGGTCTCGCTATGGGGGTTCGGGCCGCGTCAGAACCCGCTGCAGCCGCATTCAGGGCAGGCACCGCCCAGCGAGGAGATCGAACGCTTGCTGAAGACCAGCGGCCATGGTCATCTGCGCTGGAATGCACAGACCCGGCAGTTGCAGCAGAGCGGTGGTCTGGAGCTGGATTTGTGCGGCATTGCCAAGGGCTTTGCCGTGGACTGGGCGGTGCAAAAGCTGCAGGCCGCAGGCTGGGCTGCGGGCATGTTCGAAATCGGCGGTGAGCTGCGCAGCTGGGGCGCGCGCCCTGACGGGCGGCCCTGGCAGGTGCAGCTGGGCACGGGCGGTTCTGCCGAGGCCGAATCGCTGGTCGTGGCCTGCAGGGAGGGCGCTTTTGCCACCTCGGGCGATTTCTGGCATCAGTTCACGCAGGCTGGCAGGCGCTATTCGCACACGCTGGATCCGCGCACGGGCTGGCCGGTGACGCATGATCTGGCCAGCGTGACCGTGTTTCATGAGGAGTGCATGCACGCCGATGCGCTGGCCACCGTGCTCACGGTGCTGGGTCCGCAGCAAGGCTTGGACTTTGCCCGTGAGCATGAGATTGCAGCCGTGCTCACATCGCATCTCGCATCCGATGGCAATGAGGCTCGCAGACAGGTGCTCAAGACACCCGCCTGGATCAACCAATTTGAGGCATGA
- a CDS encoding DUF4198 domain-containing protein, whose product MKFQTRAIVAATLALAALGAQAHDLWFKPSSTVLSKSDWVTVDAAVSNDVFFFNHRPLGLEAVKVTAPDGAAVEMKNVAKGELRSMFDFKPEKTGTYRVTMLMTGVMGGYKDANGQPKRLRGSVEEVLKQIPADAKEVRVTENLRRMETFVSLGKPSALALTGKGLELKPVTHPNDLVASEEATFEFHLDGKPAADLELELVADGIRYRDGVDAMKLKTDAKGQVKIKFPRAGLFWLNADATDKKTSIAKATERRLGYIATLEVLP is encoded by the coding sequence ATGAAGTTCCAAACTCGTGCCATCGTCGCTGCAACTCTGGCTCTGGCTGCCCTGGGCGCCCAGGCGCATGATCTGTGGTTCAAGCCTTCCAGCACCGTGCTGTCCAAGTCCGACTGGGTGACGGTGGATGCGGCCGTGTCCAACGATGTGTTCTTCTTCAACCACCGTCCGCTGGGTCTGGAAGCCGTCAAGGTGACCGCACCCGACGGCGCGGCCGTGGAAATGAAGAATGTGGCCAAGGGCGAGCTGCGCAGCATGTTCGACTTCAAGCCTGAGAAGACCGGTACCTACCGCGTCACCATGCTGATGACCGGCGTGATGGGCGGCTACAAGGATGCCAACGGCCAGCCCAAGCGCCTGCGCGGTTCGGTGGAAGAAGTGCTCAAGCAGATTCCTGCCGATGCCAAGGAAGTGCGCGTGACCGAGAATCTGCGCCGCATGGAAACCTTTGTGTCCCTGGGCAAGCCTTCGGCGCTGGCGCTGACCGGCAAGGGCCTGGAGCTCAAGCCCGTGACCCACCCCAATGATCTGGTGGCCAGCGAAGAAGCGACGTTCGAATTCCATCTTGACGGCAAGCCCGCCGCCGATCTGGAGCTGGAGCTGGTGGCCGACGGCATTCGCTATCGCGACGGTGTGGACGCCATGAAGCTCAAGACCGATGCCAAGGGGCAGGTCAAGATCAAGTTCCCTCGTGCAGGTCTGTTCTGGCTGAACGCCGATGCCACGGACAAGAAGACCAGCATTGCCAAGGCAACAGAGCGCCGCCTGGGCTATATCGCGACTCTGGAAGTCCTGCCTTAA
- a CDS encoding DUF2271 domain-containing protein, with protein sequence MAKRIFKTSVALSAVVGLPALAGGMNVAVTVPQLQVAEYHKPYVAVWLEKADGGVAANLSVWYDAKMKNAEGTKWLKDMRQWWRRTGRELSFPIDGVTQPTKPVGSHALSFAEGKNPLPQLAPGQYKLMVEAAREVGGRELVSIPFEWPVKQATSLSANGSTELGAIKLELKP encoded by the coding sequence ATGGCGAAGCGGATTTTCAAAACCTCGGTGGCATTGAGCGCCGTGGTGGGCCTGCCGGCACTCGCGGGCGGTATGAATGTGGCGGTGACCGTGCCCCAGTTGCAGGTGGCCGAATACCACAAGCCCTATGTTGCCGTGTGGCTGGAAAAGGCCGATGGCGGCGTGGCAGCCAATCTGTCCGTCTGGTACGACGCAAAGATGAAGAACGCCGAGGGCACCAAGTGGCTCAAGGACATGCGCCAGTGGTGGCGCCGTACCGGCCGTGAGCTGAGCTTCCCCATCGACGGCGTGACCCAGCCGACCAAGCCCGTGGGCAGCCATGCGCTGTCCTTTGCCGAAGGCAAGAACCCGCTGCCCCAGCTGGCTCCCGGTCAGTACAAGCTGATGGTGGAAGCCGCCCGTGAAGTCGGCGGCCGCGAGCTGGTATCCATTCCCTTCGAGTGGCCCGTCAAGCAGGCCACCAGCCTGAGCGCCAATGGCAGCACCGAGCTGGGCGCGATCAAGCTGGAATTGAAGCCTTGA
- a CDS encoding PepSY-associated TM helix domain-containing protein has protein sequence MTAASSNAPQRAYWLKKLHEWHWISSAICLIGMLLFAVTGFTLNHAGQIESKPKVESRDAQLPRDLLEKLQQAQRHGVEAANKNAVGLPAEVDGWLAQQIKVSAKGFAVEWSEDEAYVPMPRPGGDAWLRVDLKEGAVEYEKTDRGWISYLNDLHKGRNTGGAWSLFIDVFAIGCLVFCITGLLILKMHAQRRPMTWPMVGLGLVLPALLVLLLVH, from the coding sequence ATGACCGCGGCTTCCTCCAACGCCCCGCAGCGGGCGTACTGGCTCAAGAAATTACATGAGTGGCACTGGATCAGCTCCGCCATCTGCCTGATCGGCATGCTGCTGTTTGCCGTGACGGGATTCACCCTGAATCACGCCGGGCAGATCGAGTCCAAGCCCAAGGTCGAATCGCGTGATGCACAACTGCCTCGGGATTTGCTCGAAAAACTGCAGCAAGCCCAGAGGCATGGTGTGGAAGCGGCGAACAAGAATGCCGTGGGCTTGCCTGCCGAGGTGGATGGCTGGCTGGCTCAGCAGATCAAGGTCAGTGCCAAGGGTTTTGCAGTGGAGTGGAGCGAAGACGAGGCCTATGTGCCCATGCCGCGCCCGGGCGGCGATGCCTGGCTGCGTGTGGACCTGAAGGAGGGCGCGGTCGAGTACGAGAAGACCGACCGAGGCTGGATCTCCTACCTCAACGACTTGCACAAGGGGCGTAATACGGGCGGAGCCTGGAGCCTGTTCATAGATGTCTTTGCGATTGGCTGCCTGGTGTTCTGCATTACGGGTCTGCTGATCCTGAAGATGCATGCGCAGCGCCGACCCATGACCTGGCCCATGGTGGGCCTGGGACTGGTGCTGCCGGCCCTGCTGGTATTGCTGCTCGTGCACTGA